The region GGGGGATCGCCGCGGGCGGTGGCAGAGAAGAGCGACATCATCATCACGATGCTGCCCGATTCCCCGGAGGTGCGCCAGGTCATCCTCGGGCCTGACGGGGTGATCGAGGGCGTGCGAGCCGGCCAGATCGTTTTGGACATGAGCACCATCTCCCCGCTCGCCAGCCGCGAGGTGGCTCAGGCCCTGGCGGCAAAAGGTGTGGCCGCGCTCGATGCACCGGTCAGCGGAGGGCAGAAAGGGGCTGTCGAAGCGACGCTCTCCATCATGGTGGGAGGGCCCATCGCCACATTCGAGCGGGTGCTGCCCATCTTCCAGACGATGGGCAAGAACATCGTGCACATCGGTGAAGAGCCCGGCTCCGGCCAGGTCACCAAGACCTGCAACCAGATCGTTGTCGGCATCACGATAATGGCGGTTGCCGAGGCGCTCACGCTGGCCCGCAAGGCCGGTGTGGACGTGGCGAAGGTTCGCCAAGCGCTGTTGGGAGGATTCGCACAGAGCCGGATCCTCGACCTCCACGGCCAGCGCATCATTGATCGCAACTTCGCGCCGGGCTTCCGCATCAAACTCCACCAGAAGGACCTGGGGATCGCGATGGCCTCGGGCAAGGCATACGGTGTGCCCCTTCTGGCGACCGCTCTGGTGAACGAGGTGCTGGGAGCGCTCGTGGCACAGGGGCACCAGGATCTTGATCATTCCGGGATTGCAAGGTTCGTCGAATCTCTGGCAGGGCTGGAGGACTAGCGGCCCCGGCGCAGGCGGCCCCGGGGTGCCGCTGCCTGCAGTAGTCGCACCAGGCGCGCCCGCACCTGGTCCTCCAGGGCGGGCGCAATCGGGTTGCCGGTAGCTGCCAGCCATTCGGCCACGGTCATGGCTTCCTCCAGCGCGGCGGCGGCCCTGGCCGGCTGCTTCAGCCTCCACTGCTGCACCTTGGCGACCTCGATCAGGGTCCGGACGCGCCAGGATCCGCGAACGCCGGCGTGTTCCCACAGTGCCAGCAGTTCCTGCCATCGTTCCGTGCGGCGCAACAGAGGGGCCAGGCGCGAGGCGATGCGCCAGCGCGCGGCCGGGTCGTCCTCGGCCTCCAGGGCCCTACGCAGCACGGCCTCGGCGTCTCCGATCAGGGCGCGGCTGGCCGTGTCGCCGTCGAGTGTCGCAGCGGCCGTCTGCAGCCGCAACACGCCCAGGCCTTCCCAGTCCACGGGCTGCGGAGGATCCACGCCATCCTCCACCCACCGGCGCACCTTCCGGCGCAGGTGCAGCAGGCAGAGGACGTCCTGGCGGTTGTGCTCGAAAACCGGCTCCAGCGACTCGGCATCTCCGGTACGCAGGTAGTCGAGGTAGAGCCCTGGGATCTGGGCCGCGTCAACGTCATCCACGCGATCAATGCCGAGCGCGTGCCGCTCGATCGCCGAGAGCCGGTAGGTGCCCAACGGCCGGTGCCACAACCGCCGCGCCGCGCCGATCAGGTCGTGGTGCTCGGGAGGGGCCTCCAGCGGCGTCCGGTTGATGATTCCACGCGCTTCCAGGATCGGCCAGTCGAACCTCCGGCCGTTGAACGTAACGAGCGTCTCCACCGCGGTCAGGCGCTCGCGCAACGCGCCCAGCATGGCGGCCTCGCCGGAGAGGCGTCGCAGGAAGTACTGCTCGGTGACCACCTCGCCGCCCGCGACGAAGGCCAGGCCCACCAGGAACGGCGTGGTGCCCGTGCCACCCGCCAAGCCCGTGGTCTCGGTGTCGAGAAACAGGGCGCTCGCATCCGACGGATGCGGCTGCTCCCGGCCGAAGAACTCGCCGGCGTCGCGCCTGTTGCGGCGGACCTCGAAGGCCGGTCCATCCCACCCGTCCGTCCGCGCCGCAGGCGAGCGGGCGACGGTCCCCATCATCGCCAGCCTATCGGCGAGCGTCTGGGATGAGCCGGGCATCGAGGACCTCCAGCGCGAGGGCCTTGCCGGTGCTGCCTACCTCCAGCACCGGCCCGACGCACGATGGGCAGCCAGAGTCGCACGGGCACGCCGCGATCAGATCGCGGGCGGCAGATAGCACCTGGTGGTGCATCCTGTACAGCCGCTCCGCGAAGCCAACCCCACCTGGGAAGGCGTCATAGAGGAAGACCGTCGGCCGGTCGGCGTGCGGCGAGTGCACCTCGTATGTGCGACCAAGGTCGCGCGGATCGCACATCAGAAACAGGGCGGCGACATGCGCCAGGGAATGAGAGAGCCCTATCAGCAGCCCCTGCAGTTCGTGTTGGGGCACCGGCAGTATGGGGAGCGCCAGCCAGTAGGCCGTGGTGTGCAGCGTGGATTCGGGCAGGTGGATCGGGCCC is a window of Armatimonadota bacterium DNA encoding:
- a CDS encoding 2-hydroxy-3-oxopropionate reductase — encoded protein: MAERIGFIGLGIMGRPMSLHLLKAGYPLVVHDLGRPAVEELVAAGATDGGSPRAVAEKSDIIITMLPDSPEVRQVILGPDGVIEGVRAGQIVLDMSTISPLASREVAQALAAKGVAALDAPVSGGQKGAVEATLSIMVGGPIATFERVLPIFQTMGKNIVHIGEEPGSGQVTKTCNQIVVGITIMAVAEALTLARKAGVDVAKVRQALLGGFAQSRILDLHGQRIIDRNFAPGFRIKLHQKDLGIAMASGKAYGVPLLATALVNEVLGALVAQGHQDLDHSGIARFVESLAGLED